The following coding sequences are from one Candidatus Aegiribacteria sp. window:
- the hutI gene encoding imidazolonepropionase translates to MKIQADLILTDIGELVTMSGSPGLRRGEAAKELSIIHDGAVASSKGRIVWTGHSRYASDFVDLIDNSLEIDLAGKVVTPGFVDSHTHPLYAGTRQIEFALRAGGADYEEISAAGGGILNSVIRTRQATPESLEDTLVKHLTTMLLLGTTTVEVKSGYGLDLETEIRCLETAKRLSDNWPQTIAKTFLGAHEVPLEYRNRPDEYIKYLIDAVLPEIKAADLADFVDIFCEKGVFTAQQSERYLRAAKDMGFGVRMHADEFHDTDGASVAVDVGALSADHLLSISDKNIKKIAGSNTVATLLPGTALFLGKPFPPGRKLLDAGAAVAIATDFNPGSCFCESMPFMINLAVCGCGFTIEESLTAATVNGAEALGMGDRKGALVPGMDADMIIWDLDDYRGIAYHMAIPDIEDVIIAGQLISSMFE, encoded by the coding sequence ATGAAAATCCAGGCTGACTTAATCCTGACCGATATCGGCGAACTGGTTACAATGTCCGGTTCGCCAGGCCTTCGAAGGGGAGAGGCTGCGAAGGAACTTTCCATCATTCATGATGGCGCGGTTGCTTCCAGTAAGGGCAGGATAGTTTGGACAGGTCACTCACGTTATGCATCTGACTTCGTAGATCTTATTGATAACAGCCTTGAAATAGACCTTGCGGGCAAGGTAGTTACGCCTGGTTTCGTGGATTCACATACGCATCCTCTTTACGCAGGTACCAGACAGATCGAATTCGCCCTCCGCGCAGGTGGAGCCGATTACGAAGAGATATCGGCTGCCGGCGGAGGCATACTCAACAGCGTCATCAGAACGAGGCAGGCCACACCGGAATCCCTCGAAGATACACTGGTGAAGCACCTCACAACCATGCTCCTTCTTGGCACAACCACCGTTGAAGTAAAAAGTGGATACGGCCTTGATCTCGAAACGGAGATAAGATGTCTGGAAACGGCGAAAAGACTCTCGGATAACTGGCCGCAGACAATTGCGAAAACATTCCTCGGAGCACATGAGGTTCCACTCGAGTACCGGAATCGGCCGGATGAATACATAAAGTATTTGATCGATGCAGTTCTCCCTGAAATAAAAGCGGCAGATCTTGCTGATTTTGTAGATATATTCTGCGAAAAGGGCGTATTCACCGCACAGCAGTCAGAACGTTACCTTCGAGCCGCAAAGGATATGGGGTTCGGTGTCAGGATGCACGCAGATGAATTCCATGATACAGACGGCGCTTCTGTAGCTGTTGATGTGGGCGCATTGAGCGCTGATCATCTCCTTTCAATTTCTGATAAGAATATAAAAAAAATAGCCGGGAGTAATACAGTGGCTACACTGCTTCCCGGAACCGCGCTTTTCCTTGGCAAGCCATTCCCACCAGGAAGAAAACTTCTCGACGCAGGCGCTGCTGTTGCAATCGCGACCGACTTCAATCCGGGGAGCTGTTTCTGTGAATCGATGCCGTTTATGATAAACCTTGCGGTATGCGGGTGTGGCTTCACCATAGAAGAATCGTTAACCGCAGCTACAGTCAACGGTGCCGAAGCACTTGGAATGGGCGATCGCAAGGGTGCTCTTGTTCCGGGGATGGATGCTGATATGATAATTTGGGACCTTGATGATTACCGTGGTATTGCTTATCACATGGCAATACCCGATATTGAGGACGTGATTATCGCGGGACAACTGATTTCCAGTATGTTTGAGTAG
- the rpmA gene encoding 50S ribosomal protein L27 has protein sequence MAHKKSSSSSRNGRDSAGRRLGVKAAAGQMLTAGTIIMRQRGTRIHPGVNVGRGNDDTLFAKVDGRLKFHSMGGRKVASVILEQI, from the coding sequence ATGGCACATAAGAAATCATCAAGCAGTTCCAGAAACGGACGCGATAGCGCTGGCAGAAGACTCGGCGTAAAGGCCGCAGCCGGACAGATGCTTACAGCTGGAACCATCATAATGAGGCAGCGTGGAACCAGAATCCATCCCGGAGTTAACGTTGGCAGAGGTAACGACGATACCCTGTTCGCGAAGGTAGACGGCAGACTCAAATTTCACTCAATGGGTGGAAGAAAGGTTGCATCTGTAATTTTAGAACAGATTTAA